Part of the Tidjanibacter massiliensis genome is shown below.
ATACGCGGCCGGTGGGGTTGTGTGGATTGCAGAAGAGCAGTACCGTGGCCTCTGCCAGTTTGCGGTCTAGGTCGTCGTAGTCTATCCGGTAGCATCCCTTTTCGGGAATGAGCGGGTTTTCCACTACCCGCCGGCCGTTGGCTTTTATCTGGGCGGCGAACGGAGGATAGACGGGAGGCATGATGACGATACCGTCGCCCTCGGCCGACAAGGCCCGTAGGGCGAAGACGAACCCCGCAACCACACCCGGCGTGAAATCTATCCATTCGCGGTCGATGTGCCAACCGTTGCGGCGTTCCACCCAGTTCGTGATTGCAGCGTAATAGGCATCGGTACGCATGCCGTAGCCGAATACCCGGTGTGCGGCGCGGCGCGCTATCGCCTGGCAGATGAACTCCGGAGCTTCGAAATCCATATCGGCTATCCACAGCGGTATGACATTTGCATTGCCGAAGGCCGAAAGGTCGTCGTATTTGACGCATCCGCTGCCCCGGCGGTCGATGATGTCGTCGAAATTATATCTCATGGACGTTTTATGATGAACAAATTTTATGACAGGTGTAAATGTATGAAAAATGCGTTACATTTGTTGTCCGTATGGCATTAATACTTAAATAATGAAAGATTTCGGAAACAGTGACGGCCGTCCTCATCGGGAAGATACGGATGGCTCGCAGGAGGGACAGCCTGCTTATAAGGCATTTGCAAAAGACAAGCGGACGCGGATAACGACTTCGAGGCCGGTTGAAAAGGTGGATTACCGGCGTGAGGGACACGAACCCGCCGAGGGGGCCCGTTACGACGGAGAGCACCGGCGTCCGCAGGAGTACCGGAGCGGCAGTGGTTATGCCGGTTCGGGGCGTTACGGGGGGGAAAGCGGTGATGACCGCAACCGCAACAGAACGGAGGGCGGCTACCGTCCGCGCGAGCGGGCGCCATACGAGCAGCGAGGCGAAGGTGGTAGCTCTGACCGTTCCGGTTACCGCCGGAACAGTTACGACACTCGGACTTATCCGTCCGACGGCCGTCCGCAGGGACCGTCCGGCGAAGGGGCAGCGAGGCGCAAATCCTACAATCCCAATTTCGATGAGTACAACCGGCCGGTTGGCCGGAACCGTTACGACTCCTCCCGCGATACGGAGGGGGGCGAGCGCCGGAGCGGCGGATACCGCAGACCGGAAGGCGGTTTCGAGGGAGGCAGCCGTTACGGGAACGACCGTTCGCAGGAGGGGCGTCCGGAGCGTTATGCCCCGCGGTACGGTCACGGCGAAGGTGAACGCGGCGAACGGCGTTATGGCGACGGCAAGCGTCCTTACGGCGAACGCGGTACGGGGGACAGGAAAGGGTACGGCAGCAAACCTTACGGAACTCAGGGCGGCGGTGCTTCCGGCGGCCGGCCGAACGACAGGCGTCGTCCGGCCGGTCAGCGGGGCCCCAGGGTGCCCAA
Proteins encoded:
- a CDS encoding pseudouridine synthase, translated to MKDFGNSDGRPHREDTDGSQEGQPAYKAFAKDKRTRITTSRPVEKVDYRREGHEPAEGARYDGEHRRPQEYRSGSGYAGSGRYGGESGDDRNRNRTEGGYRPRERAPYEQRGEGGSSDRSGYRRNSYDTRTYPSDGRPQGPSGEGAARRKSYNPNFDEYNRPVGRNRYDSSRDTEGGERRSGGYRRPEGGFEGGSRYGNDRSQEGRPERYAPRYGHGEGERGERRYGDGKRPYGERGTGDRKGYGSKPYGTQGGGASGGRPNDRRRPAGQRGPRVPKYNSENYPTFPAPVIEDKIRLNRYIAMSGICSRREADEFIQSGVVSVNGLVVTELGAKVSQQDEVRFNGNVIRNERKVYIVMNKPKGYVTSVEDPHADKTVMELLKEGCRERVYPVGRLDKNSLGVLLITNDGDMAKKLMHPSFEKKKVYQVSLDKPLTHADMDALVQGFELDDGEIHADAVSYVGTKKTEIGIEIHSGRNRIVRRMFEHLGYKVTKLDRVYFAGLTKQRLKRGEWRFLTPREVQALRSGQYE